A single genomic interval of Myxosarcina sp. GI1 harbors:
- a CDS encoding cyclic nucleotide-binding domain-containing protein produces MLSRVYQIVGRPKAQTSQMFGRFTLPALIGQNLIAQLLLLAATVLSYSVVAMAIANSLFISRVGAGNLPLAFISIGLFSIPAYGLFSLAIDRYSRPKLFRFALIVFAAIALGLWFLLSLSATWIYYILLIVIFFQWDFHNNILYPSLLTDYLTTLEYKRYAPFIGIAQAAGTLLGGGLTMLLSRYLATRDLLLALLVILAIAFAQLLYLENSQRQIDVVKEQKKAGILESLKTFPDLVKGYPLVFLLASSSFLLVIIYVSSEFLWLNIYGQNFDERNLTGFLGLMRIVISLIQVAFLYGVTRPLLQWLGVARLNAVYPLTTLFSFGGLLLNLKLPAGIGLHINGDALYKAINLPVHQLNYNAIPQEFIGRVRAVSDGIVYSIGLTLAGTLLWFAHLYLSLVQITWLAASLTVLLLLVRLPMGRFYTQSLEKIIRSDSINLDDFGKEGIQLLPQSASTIREFISSSDRYLQIKGLELAASLGQPSQFFSEILTLLPYADPQIRHTVLKLYDNSDVATLKQWEELLGDERTQIRATALGILTANRYTFSEEQLLELLVDEDAEIKILAAIAATSESKKNSQIVSALESIWQSELDKTAVQAVIRVIVQRGERDLIPLIRQLLEREDSQTKQLALEAIAKLALPEEIEAAKLATAELQNPEPLVRAASYQLLQATRCESMLSYLKPGLADSEPRVRQQAAMALAAYGQSGLALARESLSASDPAEVNAAIAAIGRIRTKYASDILFKHLAPEFEQLALTRQWQQRLPQQDLNWRLLSVAIADYHQRLIQKVLYILSCLGYSRTVNVVTRILATTDAKKVANAIEVLASINERRFIAPLIPILERKERSPNSITPTPQWLRTKGYKILLEALESKDRWIKTGALIPLATIPSALIGDRDPVVRLVAREIFAPDRHQLSSSQVAIAPGDGELHLVAHAHAQLTHAGETPLFYGGEFSDLAALLPSSNTSMNRLLLLKNIALFKNLTLDELFSIDKALETERVLANQTIYTEASWGSHLYIIADGRVKLVKNLDGKQQEIKQLAAEEYFGEIALFDDAPRWDGAIAITNCTLLKLEKKQFISLISQRPHIILEICRFLSKRVRETDKYLSPPQNSTSQL; encoded by the coding sequence ATGTTAAGTCGAGTTTATCAAATAGTGGGTCGTCCTAAAGCCCAAACCAGCCAAATGTTTGGACGTTTCACCCTGCCTGCTTTAATCGGTCAAAATCTCATAGCGCAATTGCTGCTGTTGGCAGCTACAGTCTTAAGCTATAGCGTTGTGGCAATGGCAATTGCTAATTCTCTATTTATCAGCAGAGTAGGAGCGGGGAATCTGCCTCTAGCTTTTATCTCAATTGGCTTGTTTTCCATACCTGCTTATGGATTGTTTTCGCTGGCGATCGATCGCTATAGTCGTCCTAAGCTGTTTCGCTTTGCTTTAATCGTTTTTGCTGCTATTGCTCTGGGTTTGTGGTTTTTGTTGTCTTTAAGTGCTACCTGGATCTATTACATCCTGCTAATCGTTATCTTTTTTCAATGGGATTTTCACAACAATATTCTTTATCCCAGTCTGCTAACGGATTATCTGACTACTTTGGAGTACAAGCGATATGCCCCGTTTATTGGTATCGCTCAGGCGGCAGGAACTCTGCTTGGTGGTGGTTTGACTATGTTGCTGTCGCGTTATCTAGCGACGCGAGACTTACTGCTGGCTTTGCTGGTAATTCTAGCAATCGCCTTCGCACAGTTACTCTATTTAGAAAACTCTCAACGTCAAATAGATGTAGTCAAAGAGCAAAAAAAAGCAGGAATTTTAGAGTCTTTAAAAACTTTTCCCGATTTGGTCAAAGGCTATCCACTAGTGTTTTTACTAGCCAGCAGTAGCTTTTTACTGGTAATTATTTATGTAAGCTCGGAATTTCTTTGGCTCAATATCTACGGTCAAAACTTTGACGAACGCAATCTGACAGGATTTTTAGGTTTGATGCGAATTGTCATCAGCCTGATTCAGGTGGCATTTTTGTATGGCGTTACTCGTCCCCTGCTGCAATGGTTGGGAGTGGCGCGGTTGAACGCGGTTTATCCTTTAACTACCCTATTTAGCTTTGGCGGATTGTTATTAAATCTTAAATTACCCGCAGGTATTGGTCTTCACATTAACGGTGATGCTCTTTACAAAGCGATCAATCTACCCGTACACCAACTTAATTACAATGCTATTCCCCAAGAATTTATCGGTAGAGTTCGAGCCGTAAGCGACGGCATTGTTTATTCTATAGGACTGACTCTAGCAGGAACCTTATTGTGGTTTGCTCATCTCTACCTCAGTTTGGTGCAGATTACCTGGTTGGCAGCTAGCTTAACTGTCCTTCTGTTATTGGTGCGATTGCCAATGGGCAGATTTTATACCCAAAGTTTGGAAAAAATTATTCGCTCTGACAGCATTAATTTAGATGATTTTGGCAAAGAAGGAATTCAGTTATTACCTCAGTCTGCCAGCACTATTCGCGAATTTATATCCAGCAGCGATCGCTACTTACAAATTAAAGGCTTAGAGCTAGCTGCCAGTTTGGGGCAACCCAGCCAGTTTTTTAGCGAGATTCTAACACTACTACCTTATGCCGATCCCCAAATACGTCATACGGTATTAAAGTTATACGACAACAGCGATGTTGCCACTTTAAAGCAGTGGGAAGAACTGTTGGGCGACGAGCGAACCCAGATTAGAGCTACAGCTTTAGGAATTTTAACCGCCAATCGCTATACTTTCTCCGAGGAGCAACTATTAGAGTTACTTGTTGACGAGGATGCAGAAATTAAAATCTTAGCGGCAATAGCGGCAACATCCGAATCTAAGAAAAATTCCCAAATTGTTAGTGCGTTAGAATCAATTTGGCAGTCAGAATTAGACAAAACTGCCGTCCAGGCTGTAATTAGAGTTATTGTCCAGCGAGGAGAGCGCGATTTAATTCCTTTAATACGGCAACTACTCGAACGAGAAGATAGCCAAACCAAACAATTAGCTCTAGAAGCGATCGCCAAACTTGCGTTACCAGAAGAAATAGAAGCAGCCAAACTAGCTACAGCCGAGCTTCAAAATCCCGAACCTTTGGTGCGAGCAGCATCATATCAGCTACTTCAGGCTACGCGCTGTGAATCAATGCTGTCTTATTTAAAGCCAGGTTTGGCAGATTCCGAACCGAGAGTCAGGCAGCAGGCAGCAATGGCTCTGGCTGCTTACGGGCAATCGGGACTGGCATTGGCAAGAGAAAGTCTGAGCGCGAGCGATCCTGCTGAAGTCAACGCGGCGATCGCTGCCATCGGACGCATTCGCACTAAATATGCCAGCGATATTTTGTTTAAACATCTGGCTCCCGAATTCGAGCAGTTGGCTCTTACACGTCAATGGCAGCAGCGTCTTCCCCAACAGGATCTTAACTGGCGGCTGCTGTCAGTGGCGATCGCCGATTATCACCAGCGTCTAATTCAAAAAGTCCTGTATATTTTGTCTTGCCTGGGATATTCGCGCACTGTAAATGTCGTCACGCGCATTCTAGCGACTACTGATGCTAAAAAAGTAGCCAACGCAATCGAAGTTTTAGCTTCTATTAACGAACGTCGTTTTATTGCCCCTTTAATTCCCATCCTCGAACGCAAGGAGCGATCGCCAAACTCAATTACTCCAACTCCTCAGTGGTTGAGAACCAAAGGCTATAAAATTTTATTAGAAGCTCTCGAATCAAAAGATCGATGGATTAAAACTGGTGCCTTGATTCCCCTGGCGACAATTCCTTCTGCCTTAATAGGCGATCGCGATCCCGTAGTACGTTTGGTTGCCAGAGAAATTTTCGCTCCCGATCGACACCAGTTGTCCTCTTCTCAAGTGGCGATCGCGCCAGGGGACGGCGAACTTCACTTAGTCGCTCACGCTCACGCACAACTTACTCATGCTGGAGAAACTCCGTTGTTTTACGGTGGAGAATTCTCCGATCTTGCCGCTCTACTGCCCTCTAGCAACACTTCTATGAACCGCTTACTATTGCTCAAAAACATCGCTTTATTTAAAAATCTCACTTTAGACGAACTATTTTCGATCGACAAAGCCTTAGAAACCGAACGAGTTTTAGCTAACCAAACTATTTACACCGAAGCTAGCTGGGGTTCTCATCTATATATTATTGCCGATGGCAGAGTCAAACTAGTTAAAAACCTTGATGGCAAGCAACAAGAAATTAAACAGCTTGCTGCCGAAGAATACTTTGGAGAAATCGCTTTGTTTGACGATGCTCCTCGTTGGGATGGCGCGATCGCCATTACTAACTGTACCCTACTAAAACTAGAGAAAAAGCAATTTATTAGCTTAATTTCTCAACGCCCACACATTATTCTGGAAATTTGTCGCTTCTTGAGTAAGAGAGTGCGAGAAACAGATAAATATCTTTCTCCGCCTCAGAATAGTACTTCGCAGTTATAG
- a CDS encoding DUF2079 domain-containing protein, which produces MPPKLSVRSGITILAVAASVFFVGTLLLTLHRHFTFYSSYDQGIFNQVFWNGTHGNWFQSSLSSQLSTNVVHNGEVPAVDYRRLGQHFTPALLLWLPIYYLFPYPATLTVLQVIFVTAAGLVLYALARVYLQPGIAIFIVISFYCANAVLGPTLANFHDISQIPLFVFGLLLAMEKRWWWLFGILTVCTLAVREDSGITLFGVGVYLVLSRRYPRLGLAVCSLSLIYIIALTNLVMPLFSDDISKRFMLERFGQYAEGDEASTLEIISNMIRNPGVLLVELFTPVFGTVKYLLGQWLPLAFIPAVAPVSWAIASFPLLKLLLGKGDSVLAISLRYAMSVTPGLFYGAILWWAGQGFGNLNKSLTYCQPRRLKSGFRRFWIFCICLSLIFTITSNPSRTLYFLVPDSIQPWVYVSAPEQWTRVPQIRSLLAKIPDDASVSATTYLIPHLSSRREVIRLTGLAVKGDRQQIERVDYIIADLWQLQRYQKAFKEDRQQLQAIVDLIKAVTNSQEYGIIGFNNGVILLQKDTASLPEATKAWEAFLGNG; this is translated from the coding sequence ATGCCACCCAAATTAAGCGTCAGATCGGGTATTACTATCCTTGCAGTTGCCGCCAGTGTCTTTTTTGTCGGTACTTTATTGTTGACGCTCCATCGCCACTTTACATTTTATTCTTCTTACGATCAGGGAATTTTCAATCAAGTTTTTTGGAATGGTACTCATGGCAACTGGTTTCAAAGTAGTCTTTCTTCCCAATTATCGACCAATGTAGTTCACAATGGCGAAGTACCTGCGGTAGATTATCGTCGCCTAGGACAGCATTTTACACCTGCTTTACTGTTGTGGTTGCCAATCTATTATCTGTTTCCCTATCCTGCAACATTAACCGTATTGCAGGTAATTTTTGTGACGGCAGCAGGTTTGGTGTTATACGCTTTGGCAAGAGTCTATCTCCAGCCTGGGATTGCGATTTTTATTGTAATTAGCTTTTACTGTGCCAATGCTGTTTTAGGACCAACCTTAGCTAATTTTCACGACATTTCGCAAATTCCCCTATTTGTGTTTGGGTTGCTGTTGGCGATGGAAAAACGCTGGTGGTGGTTATTTGGTATTTTGACAGTTTGTACTCTGGCGGTTCGCGAAGATAGCGGTATTACCTTGTTTGGGGTTGGAGTGTACTTAGTTCTCAGTCGTCGCTATCCGCGACTGGGTTTAGCTGTTTGTAGCTTGAGCTTGATTTACATCATCGCTCTAACTAATCTGGTTATGCCCTTATTTTCTGACGATATTTCCAAACGATTTATGTTAGAAAGATTCGGGCAGTATGCCGAAGGCGATGAGGCTTCGACGCTAGAAATTATTAGTAATATGATTCGCAATCCAGGGGTTTTGCTGGTCGAATTGTTTACTCCAGTTTTTGGTACGGTGAAATATTTGCTCGGACAGTGGCTACCGTTAGCTTTTATCCCTGCGGTAGCTCCCGTTTCCTGGGCGATCGCCAGTTTCCCTTTGTTAAAGCTGCTTTTAGGTAAGGGAGATTCGGTATTGGCGATTTCTTTACGCTATGCTATGAGCGTTACACCAGGATTATTTTACGGTGCGATTCTCTGGTGGGCAGGGCAAGGATTTGGCAACCTCAATAAATCTCTGACTTATTGTCAACCGCGACGACTAAAAAGTGGGTTTCGTCGTTTTTGGATTTTTTGTATCTGTCTTTCTTTGATTTTTACTATCACTTCTAATCCTAGCCGTACCCTCTACTTTTTGGTTCCCGATTCGATTCAGCCCTGGGTATACGTTTCGGCTCCCGAACAGTGGACGAGAGTGCCGCAAATTCGTTCGCTTTTAGCTAAAATACCCGATGATGCCAGCGTTTCGGCTACTACCTATTTAATTCCCCATCTATCTAGTAGAAGAGAAGTTATTCGCCTAACTGGATTAGCTGTAAAAGGCGATCGCCAGCAAATCGAACGAGTAGATTACATTATTGCCGATCTCTGGCAGCTACAGCGCTATCAAAAGGCTTTTAAAGAAGATCGCCAGCAGCTACAGGCGATAGTCGATTTGATTAAAGCAGTAACTAATAGTCAGGAATACGGCATTATCGGTTTTAACAATGGTGTAATTTTATTGCAAAAAGATACTGCTTCGTTACCCGAAGCGACTAAAGCCTGGGAAGCTTTTTTGGGTAATGGGTAA
- a CDS encoding MgPME-cyclase complex family protein, which yields MKTYYYVLASQKFLLEEEPLNEVLEERRRNYKEQNKEIDFWLVKQPAFLETAEFSDSKAKVPQPAAAIISTNKQFITWLKLRLEYVLTGEFEAPSSAITEPLASK from the coding sequence ATGAAAACTTATTATTACGTTTTAGCCAGTCAGAAGTTTCTCTTAGAAGAAGAACCTTTAAACGAAGTACTAGAAGAAAGAAGGCGTAACTACAAAGAACAAAATAAGGAAATTGACTTTTGGTTAGTCAAGCAGCCAGCTTTTTTAGAAACGGCAGAATTTTCTGATTCTAAAGCCAAAGTTCCCCAACCTGCGGCAGCGATTATTTCTACCAACAAGCAGTTTATTACTTGGCTAAAATTGCGACTAGAGTATGTCTTGACGGGTGAATTTGAAGCTCCCTCATCTGCAATTACCGAACCCCTGGCTTCTAAGTAA
- a CDS encoding tetratricopeptide repeat protein — translation MLSDCAETTPEAQKARPLGRVLQQAGLVSRQQIKTALEKQEKEERRQRLGEILALQGLLTPKTADFFAERWLTIARQKSQQPIGQYFKEAGLLDESQIGLILYEQGQTNLKFGELAIRKGWIKPATRDFFVEHFTSQPQMPSVDYEHKRKIHQDFSKIRLRLFGLNENSLPLDILDEIMLWTEGQVFLTQKLCRLAVETNISVGEEKQIEQLVRTRLIENWQQGIAAEHLSEMRDRLLHNRQCQALELLREYKFIYRQQIEFDESEEQTELIDLGLVKEEEGRLRVSNRIYREVFSLSWIESNLNNLSQQSEQRDRSILDDSKTAPKITRTNLAPDAKTNRSNRWSGWLSLLIFTVFLGVSIPYILQRWQVRTLFLTSTELLTTGKYQQAIAGYNKLLNIDSNYYQAWTNRGYALSGMKKYEQMLASCSSATLIEPEAVYAWNCRGEALHNLQRNAEALEAFERAIEIAPADSIFFVNKSETLLSLKQYDEAVVASQRAIEILEARERTAGKARVAGELATAWNYQAKALLEQQQDRAALAAYNLSLEYNAEYFPAQIGKGITLSNLQQYPQASAVFENILRKDGLTKIQKAEAWFYLGKTLCNSSQVFSGIAAFDRSIELKPNYEAAKLAKARCQ, via the coding sequence ATGCTATCCGATTGCGCCGAAACCACTCCAGAGGCTCAAAAAGCTCGACCTTTGGGTAGGGTTTTACAGCAAGCAGGATTAGTATCGCGCCAACAGATAAAAACTGCTTTAGAAAAGCAGGAAAAAGAAGAGCGACGGCAACGTTTGGGAGAAATTTTGGCATTGCAAGGATTGCTCACTCCCAAAACTGCTGATTTTTTTGCCGAACGCTGGTTGACAATTGCCAGACAAAAATCTCAACAGCCTATAGGACAATATTTTAAGGAAGCAGGATTGTTAGATGAATCCCAAATAGGTTTAATTCTTTACGAACAAGGACAAACCAATCTAAAGTTTGGCGAGTTAGCCATTAGAAAAGGCTGGATTAAACCAGCTACTCGCGATTTTTTTGTCGAGCATTTTACTTCACAACCTCAAATGCCATCAGTAGACTACGAACACAAACGAAAAATTCATCAAGACTTCTCGAAAATTAGATTGAGATTGTTTGGTCTTAATGAAAATAGCTTGCCCCTTGATATCTTAGATGAAATAATGCTGTGGACAGAAGGGCAGGTTTTTTTAACTCAGAAACTCTGTCGCCTGGCTGTCGAAACTAATATTTCCGTTGGTGAAGAAAAGCAAATCGAGCAGTTGGTGAGAACTCGCTTAATAGAAAATTGGCAACAGGGAATCGCTGCCGAACATCTATCTGAAATGCGCGATCGCCTACTACACAATCGGCAATGCCAAGCTTTGGAGCTTTTACGCGAATACAAATTTATCTATAGGCAACAGATTGAGTTTGATGAAAGTGAAGAGCAAACAGAATTGATCGATCTGGGATTGGTTAAAGAAGAAGAAGGTAGGCTTAGAGTTTCTAATCGTATCTATAGAGAAGTTTTTAGTCTAAGCTGGATCGAGAGTAATCTAAATAATTTATCTCAGCAGTCAGAACAACGCGATCGCAGTATTCTAGATGACAGTAAAACTGCTCCTAAAATTACCAGAACCAATCTCGCTCCAGATGCCAAAACTAACCGCTCTAATCGCTGGTCTGGTTGGTTGAGTCTACTGATTTTTACCGTTTTTTTAGGAGTTAGTATTCCTTACATTCTCCAACGCTGGCAGGTAAGAACCTTATTTCTAACTAGTACCGAACTACTAACAACAGGAAAGTATCAGCAGGCGATCGCAGGTTACAATAAACTGCTAAATATAGACAGCAATTACTATCAGGCTTGGACTAATCGCGGCTATGCTTTGTCTGGGATGAAAAAGTACGAACAAATGCTGGCATCTTGTTCTTCGGCAACTTTAATCGAGCCTGAAGCAGTCTATGCCTGGAATTGTCGGGGTGAAGCGTTACATAATTTACAGAGAAATGCCGAGGCACTAGAGGCATTCGAGCGAGCAATTGAAATCGCTCCTGCTGATTCAATATTTTTTGTTAATAAAAGCGAAACTTTACTCTCTCTCAAACAATATGATGAAGCAGTTGTTGCCAGCCAACGAGCGATCGAAATTTTAGAGGCGAGAGAACGCACCGCAGGTAAAGCTAGAGTAGCAGGTGAATTAGCCACTGCTTGGAATTACCAGGCTAAAGCTCTATTGGAGCAACAACAAGATCGGGCGGCTCTGGCTGCTTACAATCTATCTTTAGAGTATAATGCCGAATATTTTCCCGCTCAAATTGGTAAAGGTATTACTCTTAGTAACTTACAACAATATCCTCAAGCCAGTGCTGTATTTGAGAATATTTTGAGAAAAGACGGACTGACCAAAATTCAAAAAGCCGAAGCTTGGTTTTACCTGGGTAAAACTCTCTGTAACTCATCCCAGGTTTTTTCTGGTATTGCTGCTTTCGACCGATCGATAGAGCTAAAACCAAACTACGAAGCAGCAAAGCTCGCTAAAGCTCGCTGCCAATAA
- a CDS encoding MFS transporter yields MNLGFLGIQFAWGLQMANMSAIFEHLGADAHQIPILWLAAPLTGLIIQPIIGNLSDYTWTPLGRRRPYFLMGAILGFIGLIFMPHSSSLWIAAGLLWILDTSANVSMVPFRAFVGDLLPEEYRTRGFAMQSIMVGIGAVSASVLPWSLNHFFGVANASSPTKQIPLTIEISFYAGGILFLGTVLWTIVTTPEKPPQNLQKFEKLQEKRGGIASSIRETWHTLQNLPATMQQLARVQFFTWLGIFCFFLYFPPAVARNIFGAVDQSSVLYSDGIEWAGLCFAIYNAICVIFSFVLPYLGERIGRQRTHALCLLCGGLSAVALLQINNRYLLFVAMIGLGIAWSSAMTMPYAMLTNSIPPQRRGIYQGIFNFFVVLPEIAVALGFGWVMTNLLHEDRLLAVVVGGVCMIIAAGLTLFVKTNTDDMAADIEGENQEQKTEQSLETDSKTQTT; encoded by the coding sequence ATGAACCTCGGATTTTTGGGAATCCAATTTGCCTGGGGACTGCAAATGGCAAATATGAGTGCCATTTTCGAGCATTTAGGAGCAGATGCCCATCAAATTCCTATTCTTTGGCTTGCCGCTCCTCTAACTGGTCTAATTATTCAGCCCATTATTGGCAATCTCAGCGACTATACCTGGACTCCCTTGGGTAGAAGAAGACCTTACTTCTTAATGGGAGCAATTCTAGGTTTTATCGGTCTGATTTTTATGCCCCATAGCTCTTCGCTCTGGATAGCAGCAGGATTGCTGTGGATTTTGGATACTAGTGCTAATGTCAGCATGGTTCCCTTTCGCGCCTTTGTTGGTGACTTATTGCCAGAAGAATATCGGACGAGAGGATTTGCCATGCAGAGCATTATGGTTGGCATTGGGGCTGTTTCAGCTTCGGTTTTACCTTGGTCGCTCAATCACTTTTTTGGAGTGGCTAACGCCAGTAGTCCGACTAAGCAAATTCCTCTGACTATTGAAATTTCTTTCTATGCTGGAGGCATTTTATTTTTAGGAACGGTACTCTGGACGATTGTTACCACACCAGAAAAACCGCCCCAGAACTTACAAAAATTTGAAAAACTACAGGAAAAACGCGGTGGTATTGCCAGCAGCATTAGAGAAACATGGCATACCCTACAAAATCTACCAGCTACGATGCAGCAGCTGGCGAGAGTTCAGTTTTTTACCTGGTTGGGAATTTTCTGTTTTTTTCTATATTTCCCCCCGGCAGTAGCTCGCAACATTTTTGGGGCTGTAGACCAAAGTTCAGTTCTGTATAGCGATGGTATTGAATGGGCTGGCTTGTGCTTTGCTATTTATAACGCCATCTGTGTGATTTTTTCTTTTGTTTTGCCCTACCTCGGCGAGCGTATCGGTCGTCAGCGAACTCACGCTTTGTGTTTGCTCTGCGGTGGTCTGAGTGCCGTTGCACTTTTGCAGATTAACAATCGCTATCTATTATTTGTCGCTATGATTGGTTTGGGGATTGCTTGGTCTAGTGCCATGACTATGCCCTATGCCATGTTGACTAATTCAATTCCTCCCCAACGTCGAGGAATTTATCAAGGTATCTTTAATTTCTTTGTGGTTTTACCCGAAATTGCTGTAGCCTTGGGATTTGGCTGGGTAATGACTAACTTACTTCACGAAGATCGTCTCTTGGCAGTAGTAGTAGGTGGCGTATGTATGATTATTGCCGCAGGCTTGACTTTGTTTGTCAAAACTAATACTGACGATATGGCAGCCGACATTGAGGGAGAAAATCAAGAGCAAAAAACCGAACAATCTTTAGAGACAGACTCAAAAACACAAACGACCTAA